The following proteins come from a genomic window of Micavibrio aeruginosavorus EPB:
- the narH gene encoding nitrate reductase subunit beta, with translation MKIRAQVAMVLNLDKCIGCHTCSVTCKNVWTSREGVEYAWFNNVETKPGVGYPKEWENQKKWKGGWKRKSNGKIEPNQGSRWRILANIFGNPNLPEIDDYYEPFTFDYDHLQKAPEMKTMPTARPRSLVTGQRMEKVEWGPNWEEILGTEFEHRKKDYNFKDIEKEMYGEFENTFMMYLPRLCEHCINPTCVASCPSGSIYKREEDGIVLVDQDKCRGWRMCISGCPYKKIYYNWKTGKAEKCTFCYPRIENGDPTVCSETCVGRIRYLGVILYDADRIEEAASVENEEDLYEAQLGIFLNPHDPDVIAQARKDGIPDNWIEGAQKSPVYKMAIDWKVAFPLHPEYRTLPMVWYIPPLSPIQTAAAKGKIPTRADGIMPDLDDMRIPVKYLANMLTGGKEAPIRLGLKRMMAMRHYMRSKMFEGQPDKTLLEETELSEELVEDMYKIMAIANYEDRYVIPTGHREETLDAFGESGGCGFSFGNGCASHSNSEYDLFESPKQSRGQSGSTKSNRVNTIFERDHYEKVAVTNSGCGSGGCSSGGCGGGKGGCG, from the coding sequence ATGAAGATACGTGCGCAAGTAGCGATGGTTTTGAACCTCGATAAGTGTATTGGCTGTCATACCTGTTCTGTGACGTGTAAAAATGTCTGGACTTCACGCGAAGGGGTAGAATACGCCTGGTTCAATAATGTCGAAACAAAGCCAGGCGTCGGCTACCCGAAAGAGTGGGAGAACCAAAAAAAATGGAAGGGGGGCTGGAAGCGCAAGTCGAACGGCAAGATTGAGCCGAACCAGGGGAGCCGATGGCGCATACTTGCAAATATTTTCGGTAACCCAAATCTGCCGGAAATTGATGATTATTACGAACCTTTTACGTTTGATTACGATCATTTGCAAAAGGCGCCAGAGATGAAAACTATGCCCACGGCGCGTCCGCGGTCACTTGTCACTGGGCAGCGTATGGAGAAAGTGGAGTGGGGACCAAACTGGGAAGAAATTCTTGGGACGGAGTTCGAGCATAGGAAAAAAGATTACAACTTTAAAGACATCGAAAAGGAGATGTACGGGGAGTTTGAGAATACGTTTATGATGTATTTGCCCCGTTTGTGTGAGCATTGCATCAACCCGACCTGCGTGGCGTCGTGCCCGTCCGGATCGATTTATAAGCGCGAAGAAGACGGTATTGTTTTGGTTGATCAGGACAAGTGCCGTGGATGGCGTATGTGTATTTCCGGATGCCCGTACAAAAAAATCTATTACAACTGGAAAACCGGTAAGGCGGAAAAATGTACGTTCTGCTATCCTCGAATCGAAAATGGTGACCCGACCGTATGTTCAGAAACGTGTGTCGGTCGTATACGCTATCTGGGTGTTATTCTGTATGATGCCGACCGGATTGAAGAGGCTGCCAGCGTTGAGAACGAAGAAGATCTTTACGAGGCACAATTAGGCATATTCCTGAATCCACATGACCCGGATGTTATTGCTCAAGCGCGCAAGGATGGAATTCCCGATAATTGGATTGAAGGCGCGCAAAAATCACCCGTATATAAAATGGCGATTGATTGGAAAGTAGCGTTTCCGCTGCATCCTGAATATCGTACGTTGCCAATGGTGTGGTATATCCCGCCATTGTCACCGATCCAGACGGCGGCAGCTAAGGGAAAAATACCAACGCGTGCGGACGGTATTATGCCGGATCTAGATGACATGCGTATCCCTGTCAAATATTTAGCAAATATGTTGACTGGAGGTAAGGAAGCGCCAATTCGTCTTGGATTGAAGCGCATGATGGCAATGCGCCATTATATGCGAAGCAAGATGTTCGAAGGGCAGCCCGACAAGACATTGTTGGAAGAAACGGAACTGAGCGAAGAGTTGGTTGAGGACATGTACAAGATTATGGCGATTGCGAATTACGAAGATCGCTATGTCATTCCAACCGGCCATCGCGAAGAAACGTTGGATGCTTTTGGTGAGAGCGGCGGTTGTGGTTTTTCGTTTGGAAACGGGTGCGCTTCGCATAGCAACAGTGAGTATGATTTATTCGAAAGCCCAAAACAATCGCGTGGCCAATCGGGTAGTACAAAGAGCAATCGCGTCAATACAATTTTTGAACGTGATCATTACGAAAAGGTTGCTGTCACCAATTCAGGATGCGGAAGCGGCGGTTGTAGTAGTGGCGGATGCGGTGGTGGCAAGGGCGGCTGTGGATAA
- the narJ gene encoding nitrate reductase molybdenum cofactor assembly chaperone — translation MRTLKILGFYMTYPEQGHIESANQCLEILRSEAWLSRASIEKLASLFQSFQKENLMDLQETYVALFDRTPSLSLHLFEHVHGDSRDRGQALVDLLGVYEDAGLFIDTAETPDYLPLFAEYLSHLAPEDARETIGSVVNILSSLAERLRNRGSEYACILDAMVETAGRSPDEKAVQDYLKKSSGDALSLDEMDREWEEQFAFNNTPQTTGQDMGCPKAEEMLARMSGYKEEERV, via the coding sequence ATGCGGACGCTAAAAATTCTTGGGTTTTATATGACCTATCCGGAACAGGGACACATTGAATCTGCGAACCAGTGCCTGGAGATTTTGAGATCTGAAGCGTGGTTATCCAGGGCCTCTATTGAGAAATTGGCATCTTTATTTCAGTCTTTCCAAAAAGAGAATCTGATGGATTTGCAGGAAACATATGTAGCCCTGTTTGACCGAACGCCGTCACTTTCGTTGCATTTGTTCGAGCATGTTCACGGAGATTCGCGTGATCGCGGACAAGCGCTTGTTGACTTGCTAGGTGTTTATGAAGACGCTGGTCTTTTTATCGACACAGCCGAAACTCCGGACTATCTTCCTTTATTCGCGGAATATTTATCGCATCTGGCGCCAGAAGATGCCCGCGAAACGATAGGGAGTGTTGTGAACATTTTATCATCTTTAGCAGAAAGGCTCAGAAACAGGGGCTCTGAGTATGCCTGCATATTGGATGCGATGGTTGAGACCGCTGGGCGTAGTCCAGATGAAAAAGCAGTTCAGGATTATTTGAAGAAATCATCCGGCGATGCGCTCAGCCTCGATGAGATGGATCGCGAATGGGAAGAGCAATTTGCCTTCAATAATACGCCCCAGACAACCGGCCAGGATATGGGATGCCCAAAAGCCGAAGAAATGCTGGCGCGGATGTCTGGCTATAAAGAAGAGGAAAGGGTTTAG
- the narI gene encoding respiratory nitrate reductase subunit gamma: MGHFMNFFLFQIFPYIAIAAFLLGCLLRFDRDPYSWRTKSSQLLRRKQLIMGSICFHLGVLTILLGHFVGLLTPIQVFDALGISHGAKQILAITAGGIAGLFCLVGLCMLLHRRLFDPRIRNNSSFADIAVLFLLLAQLLLGLLTIPSSMKHLDGHEMVKFMNWAQHIVTFRGGAHEFVADVALVFKLHITLGLFLLLVFPFTRLVHALSAPVGYVFRPYQVVRKRAR; encoded by the coding sequence ATGGGGCATTTTATGAATTTTTTCCTTTTCCAGATATTTCCTTATATCGCAATTGCAGCCTTTCTTTTGGGGTGTCTGTTGCGTTTTGATCGCGATCCATATTCGTGGCGGACGAAATCAAGTCAGCTTTTGCGACGCAAGCAATTGATAATGGGCAGTATTTGTTTCCACTTGGGTGTGTTGACGATCTTATTGGGGCACTTTGTCGGTCTTTTAACGCCGATACAGGTTTTTGATGCTTTGGGTATCTCCCACGGGGCAAAGCAAATTCTGGCCATTACAGCAGGGGGAATCGCGGGATTGTTCTGTCTTGTGGGTTTGTGCATGCTGTTGCATCGCCGATTATTTGATCCGAGAATTCGTAACAACAGCTCCTTTGCTGATATAGCGGTTTTGTTTTTATTGCTGGCGCAGCTGCTTTTGGGGTTATTGACCATACCGAGTTCCATGAAGCATTTGGATGGGCATGAAATGGTCAAATTTATGAACTGGGCCCAGCATATTGTAACATTCCGTGGCGGTGCCCATGAATTCGTTGCGGATGTGGCTTTGGTTTTCAAGCTGCATATAACATTGGGTTTATTCCTGTTGCTGGTATTCCCATTCACCCGTCTGGTTCATGCTTTAAGCGCACCTGTTGGGTATGTATTTCGCCCATACCAAGTTGTTCGTAAGCGGGCGAGATAA